In Thioalkalivibrio paradoxus ARh 1, the following are encoded in one genomic region:
- a CDS encoding exonuclease domain-containing protein — protein sequence MIRPGPWLFCWRRRRLALRLPDVPLRAYLHRKMPRLCSDCRDTPFLAVDLETTGLNPARDQILSIGWVAMDGLTIRLETARQTWVRPSQAIPEASAVIHHITDDQAARGGSLGSALTLLLQALAGRVMLAHHAAVELGFLDRACVSEYGHPCLIPTVDTLRLAQEQLARRQEAIRSDGLRLAALREQFNLPPYRSHDALSDALAAAELFCAQVSHRAGDGPLPLQRVLHRPGALW from the coding sequence ATGATCCGCCCGGGCCCCTGGCTCTTCTGCTGGCGCCGCCGGCGGCTGGCGCTGCGCCTGCCCGACGTCCCGCTGCGCGCGTATCTGCACCGCAAGATGCCGCGCCTGTGCAGTGACTGCCGCGACACGCCGTTTCTGGCGGTGGATCTCGAGACCACCGGCCTGAACCCTGCGCGCGATCAGATCCTGAGCATCGGCTGGGTCGCGATGGACGGACTGACGATTCGCCTGGAGACCGCACGACAGACCTGGGTGCGCCCGTCGCAGGCGATTCCGGAGGCCAGCGCGGTCATTCACCATATCACCGACGACCAGGCGGCCAGAGGCGGCAGCCTCGGCTCCGCGCTGACACTGCTGCTGCAGGCACTGGCAGGCCGCGTGATGCTTGCCCACCACGCGGCCGTGGAACTGGGCTTTCTGGACCGCGCCTGCGTGAGCGAGTACGGGCACCCCTGTTTGATTCCAACCGTGGACACATTGCGCCTGGCACAGGAACAGCTGGCCCGCCGGCAGGAAGCCATCCGCTCGGACGGGCTGCGCCTCGCGGCGCTGCGCGAGCAGTTCAATCTGCCGCCCTACCGCTCGCACGACGCGTTGAGCGATGCGCTGGCTGCGGCCGAGCTGTTCTGCGCCCAGGTCAGCCACCGCGCGGGCGACGGTCCGCTGCCGCTGCAGCGGGTGCTGCACCGCCCGGGTGCGCTGTGGTGA
- a CDS encoding putative nucleotidyltransferase substrate binding domain-containing protein yields the protein MDAELREIRDFLAASPDYAVLPEPALDRLPRQLVVRYLRRGNPFPPAPADAGDLWLVRTGAIDLRTRQEELLDKLGEGDVFAVPGDDDGAEVIGRVVEDALFYVLPAPAARELRRQHPEFADRFDLASRRPLQRALAAFQGSAGRGDSVLTVSVGELVTRAPEHIGPDATIQDGARHMSEQEVSALLVMADDELIGIVTDHDLRKRCLATGRSRQEPIGSIMSSGLQTVTPETPAFEALLLMSRLDIHHLPVLAGSQPVGLISTTDLIRHQGTNAVYLVRDIRRCESVAALRRVTQALPELQIHLVQSGATAMHLGQAVTAVIDALTRRLLKLGEAALGTPPVPFAWLACGSQGRREQTVHTDQDNALIYADTEDAGADAYFERLAQFVTDGMDQCGIAHCPGQVSPRSVHWRRPVSGWRDEFARVLRIPDRKAAMLAAHYFDLRVVHGDAQLFEPLRAEALRHAATRRPLLAQVAENALDTPPPLGFFRQLVLIQGGDQADTLDVKKQGLLPITSLARVYALQAGVPGLHTLDRLRGAVEAGVIGQDDGANLCGAYETLATLRAQHQARQIKQGQPADNFIPPRSLSPLERGHLKDAFGVIATMQKNLRARLVGLGGP from the coding sequence ATGGACGCGGAATTGCGGGAGATACGCGATTTCCTGGCCGCGAGCCCGGATTACGCGGTGTTGCCGGAGCCGGCGCTCGACCGCCTGCCCCGGCAGCTGGTCGTACGCTACCTGCGCCGAGGCAACCCGTTCCCGCCCGCTCCCGCGGACGCGGGCGACCTCTGGCTGGTGCGCACTGGCGCGATCGACCTGCGCACGCGGCAGGAAGAACTGCTCGACAAGCTGGGCGAGGGCGACGTGTTCGCGGTTCCCGGCGACGACGACGGCGCGGAGGTCATCGGACGGGTCGTCGAGGATGCGCTGTTCTACGTGCTGCCAGCGCCGGCGGCACGCGAACTGCGGCGCCAGCACCCGGAGTTCGCCGACCGTTTCGACCTGGCCAGCCGCCGCCCGCTGCAGCGGGCGCTGGCCGCCTTCCAGGGCTCCGCCGGCCGCGGCGACAGCGTACTGACCGTTTCGGTGGGAGAACTCGTGACCCGTGCGCCGGAGCACATCGGTCCGGACGCGACCATCCAGGACGGCGCACGCCATATGAGCGAGCAGGAGGTTTCGGCGCTGCTGGTGATGGCGGACGACGAACTGATCGGAATCGTCACCGACCACGACCTGCGCAAGCGCTGCCTCGCGACCGGGCGTTCGCGCCAGGAACCGATCGGCAGCATCATGAGCAGCGGGCTGCAGACTGTGACACCGGAGACACCGGCATTCGAAGCGCTGCTGCTGATGTCTCGACTGGACATCCACCACCTGCCGGTTCTTGCCGGCAGTCAGCCAGTGGGGCTGATCTCCACCACGGACCTGATCCGTCACCAGGGCACCAATGCGGTCTATCTCGTCCGCGATATTCGTCGCTGCGAGTCGGTCGCCGCCCTCAGGCGCGTGACACAGGCCCTGCCGGAACTGCAGATCCACCTGGTGCAATCCGGGGCTACCGCGATGCACCTGGGCCAGGCGGTGACCGCGGTGATCGACGCACTGACCCGGCGCCTGCTGAAGCTGGGCGAAGCGGCACTCGGAACGCCGCCCGTGCCTTTCGCCTGGCTCGCCTGCGGATCGCAGGGACGCCGCGAACAGACCGTGCACACTGACCAGGACAACGCGCTGATCTACGCCGACACCGAGGATGCCGGCGCGGACGCGTACTTCGAGCGTCTGGCGCAGTTCGTCACCGACGGCATGGACCAGTGCGGTATTGCCCATTGTCCGGGCCAGGTCAGCCCGCGCTCGGTACACTGGCGGCGCCCGGTCAGCGGCTGGCGCGACGAATTCGCCCGCGTGCTGCGCATTCCCGACCGCAAGGCCGCGATGCTCGCCGCGCATTACTTCGACCTGCGGGTGGTGCATGGCGACGCGCAGCTGTTCGAGCCACTGCGCGCCGAGGCCCTGCGCCACGCCGCGACGCGCCGTCCGTTGCTGGCACAGGTTGCCGAGAATGCCCTGGACACCCCGCCCCCGCTCGGCTTTTTCCGGCAACTGGTGCTGATCCAGGGCGGCGACCAGGCCGATACGCTGGACGTGAAAAAGCAGGGACTGCTCCCGATCACCAGCCTCGCGCGAGTCTACGCGCTGCAGGCGGGGGTTCCTGGCCTGCATACGCTGGACCGGCTGCGTGGCGCGGTGGAGGCAGGCGTGATTGGCCAGGACGACGGCGCGAATCTCTGCGGGGCATACGAAACGCTGGCCACGCTGCGCGCTCAGCATCAGGCGCGACAGATCAAGCAGGGCCAGCCCGCCGACAATTTCATCCCGCCCAGAAGCCTGTCGCCGCTGGAACGCGGTCACCTGAAGGACGCCTTCGGCGTGATCGCGACGATGCAGAAAAACCTGCGCGCACGCCTGGTCGGTCTGGGGGGGCCATGA
- a CDS encoding sodium:solute symporter family protein, whose product MDLKTLSLLVVGATFAIYIGIAIWARASSTSEFYVAGKGVPPVLNGMATAADWMSAASFISMAGLIAFLGFTGGAYLMGWTGGYVLMALLLAPYLRKFGKFTVPEFIGDRFYSKAARIVAVIALLVMSITYVIGQMRGVGIAFSNILEVRLEYGLVTGMAVVFIYAVFGGMKGITYTQIAQYVIMIFAYTVPAVFIAIQLTGAPLPQIGLGSTLAGEDTYLLEALDRTLVDLGFAAYTSVAGMSMLNMFLLTLALMIGTAGLPHVIIRFFTVPRVRDARKSAGWALVFIGILYTTAPAVGAMAMYNLIKTVQPGEVGDPQGNLVIDERPDWMLRWERTGLLEWEDKNDDGRLQYYNDANPEFAEMAREEFGWEGSELTRIDRDIMVLANPQIANLPNWVIALVAAGGIAAALSTAAGLLLAIASAISHDLLKGVFMPKISEKRELLAGRIAMGGAILFAGYLGLNPPGFAAEVVALAFGLAAASLFPTLMMGIFVKRMNREGAIAGMLAGLTSTLLYIFLYKGWFFFPGTNVFPDTAEYWLFGINPTGFGVIGALLNFLVAYLVMKVTKAPPEHIQHLVEDVRVPRVGTGS is encoded by the coding sequence ATGGATCTCAAGACACTGAGTTTGTTGGTCGTCGGTGCGACCTTCGCGATCTACATCGGCATTGCAATCTGGGCCAGGGCGAGCAGCACCAGCGAATTCTACGTGGCCGGCAAGGGCGTGCCGCCGGTCCTGAACGGCATGGCCACCGCAGCGGATTGGATGTCCGCGGCGAGCTTCATCTCGATGGCCGGCCTGATCGCGTTCCTCGGCTTCACCGGCGGCGCCTACCTGATGGGCTGGACCGGGGGCTACGTGCTGATGGCGCTGCTGCTGGCGCCGTACCTGCGCAAGTTCGGGAAGTTCACGGTGCCCGAGTTCATCGGCGACCGTTTCTACTCGAAAGCTGCGCGGATCGTCGCGGTGATCGCGCTGCTGGTAATGTCGATCACCTACGTGATCGGGCAGATGCGCGGAGTGGGCATCGCCTTCTCGAACATCCTCGAGGTCAGGCTGGAGTACGGCCTGGTCACCGGCATGGCCGTGGTGTTCATCTACGCGGTGTTCGGCGGGATGAAAGGCATCACCTACACGCAGATCGCGCAATACGTGATCATGATCTTCGCCTACACCGTGCCGGCCGTGTTCATCGCAATCCAGCTGACCGGAGCGCCGCTGCCGCAGATCGGCCTGGGCTCGACGCTTGCGGGCGAGGATACCTACCTGCTCGAGGCACTCGACCGGACGCTGGTGGATCTCGGCTTCGCCGCGTACACCTCGGTCGCCGGCATGAGCATGCTGAACATGTTCCTGCTGACGCTGGCGCTGATGATCGGCACCGCCGGCCTGCCGCACGTGATCATCCGCTTCTTCACCGTGCCGCGCGTGCGCGACGCGCGCAAGTCCGCCGGCTGGGCGCTGGTGTTCATCGGCATCCTGTACACGACTGCGCCCGCGGTCGGTGCGATGGCGATGTACAACCTGATCAAGACCGTGCAGCCCGGTGAGGTCGGGGATCCGCAGGGCAACCTGGTGATCGACGAGCGTCCCGACTGGATGCTGCGCTGGGAACGCACCGGCCTGTTGGAGTGGGAAGACAAGAACGACGACGGCCGCCTGCAGTACTACAACGACGCCAACCCCGAGTTCGCCGAAATGGCACGCGAGGAGTTCGGCTGGGAGGGCTCCGAGCTCACCCGGATCGACCGCGACATCATGGTGCTCGCAAACCCGCAGATCGCCAATCTGCCGAACTGGGTGATCGCGCTGGTCGCGGCGGGAGGGATTGCGGCAGCACTGTCGACCGCGGCGGGCCTGCTGCTGGCGATCGCGTCGGCGATCTCGCATGACCTGCTGAAAGGCGTGTTCATGCCAAAAATATCGGAGAAACGGGAACTGCTTGCAGGGCGCATCGCGATGGGAGGCGCGATCCTGTTCGCGGGCTACCTGGGCCTGAATCCACCCGGCTTCGCGGCTGAGGTGGTGGCGCTGGCCTTCGGACTTGCCGCGGCGAGCCTGTTCCCGACGCTGATGATGGGGATCTTCGTCAAGCGGATGAACCGCGAAGGCGCGATCGCCGGAATGCTGGCGGGCCTGACCAGCACCCTGTTGTACATCTTTCTGTACAAGGGCTGGTTCTTCTTCCCCGGCACCAACGTGTTCCCCGACACCGCCGAGTACTGGCTGTTCGGCATCAACCCGACCGGCTTCGGTGTGATCGGCGCGCTGCTGAACTTCCTCGTCGCCTATCTGGTGATGAAGGTCACCAAGGCCCCGCCGGAGCATATCCAGCACCTGGTCGAGGACGTGCGCGTACCGCGCGTCGGAACCGGTTCGTAA
- a CDS encoding proteasome-type protease, giving the protein MTYCVAIKLDEGLVFASDSRTNAGVDQVSTYSKMHSFETDGERLFIVLTAGNLATTQAVVNRLKREMEEGVDGSFADAVHMSDAAEYLGRVNREEQEKHSEALSKSGIVAEATLLLGGQIRGGEPEIYRVYPQGNYITTSQHTPFLQIGESKYGKPILDRILAPSTPLGDAARCALVSIDSTMRSNLTVGPPIEVLVYETDSFAFEHYLCLEADDAYLRSLTHAWDENIRKAFVDLPRFDWETAGARKKRGTHVHAMPGRGTRKNSR; this is encoded by the coding sequence ATGACTTACTGTGTTGCGATCAAGCTCGACGAAGGCCTCGTCTTCGCCTCCGACTCGAGGACCAATGCGGGGGTGGATCAGGTCAGCACCTACAGCAAGATGCACAGCTTCGAAACCGACGGCGAACGGTTGTTCATCGTGCTGACCGCCGGGAACCTCGCCACCACGCAGGCAGTGGTGAACCGCCTGAAGCGCGAGATGGAAGAAGGCGTCGACGGCAGTTTCGCCGATGCGGTGCACATGTCCGACGCCGCCGAGTACCTCGGCCGCGTGAACCGGGAAGAGCAGGAAAAGCACTCCGAAGCGCTGTCCAAGTCCGGCATCGTCGCCGAGGCAACGCTGCTCCTCGGCGGCCAGATCCGCGGTGGGGAGCCGGAGATCTACCGGGTCTACCCGCAGGGCAACTACATCACCACCAGCCAGCACACGCCTTTTCTGCAAATCGGCGAAAGCAAATACGGCAAACCGATCCTGGACCGCATCCTGGCGCCGTCGACGCCGCTGGGCGACGCCGCCCGCTGCGCATTGGTTTCGATCGATTCGACCATGCGCTCCAATCTGACGGTCGGCCCGCCGATCGAGGTGCTCGTGTACGAAACCGACTCGTTCGCTTTCGAGCACTACCTGTGCCTGGAGGCCGACGACGCCTACCTGCGATCGCTGACGCATGCCTGGGACGAAAACATCCGGAAGGCGTTCGTCGACCTGCCACGCTTCGACTGGGAAACGGCCGGCGCACGCAAGAAACGCGGCACCCACGTACACGCCATGCCCGGACGCGGCACTCGCAAGAACTCCCGCTGA
- the acs gene encoding acetate--CoA ligase → MSDTIESALHENRHFPPPADFVANARLKPEEAEALYRKAEEDHEGFWCDLAREKITWHREFSVGLDDSQAPHYAWFTDGRMNVSYNCIDRHLDTRGDKPAIIFEGENGDTRTYTYRDLYHEVGKLANGLRASGVRKGDRVVIYMPMIAEAVIAMQACARIGAVHSVVFGGFSADALRDRIDNSGAEVMITADGGTRGGRVVSLKKTADKALDICSGTVRKVIVCKRAGNEVNMTEGRDVWWQDLVADQPVDCEPEWVESEHPLFLLYTSGSTGKPKGIQHASAGYLLNTIITNEWVFDLHDEDIFWCTADVGWITGHSYVAYGPLAVGATQVVYEGVPTVPDGGRWWQMCQAHGVTVFYTAPTAIRALMKLGDEIPAEYDLSKLRLLGTVGEPINPEAWMWYYRTIGGERCPIVDTWWQTETGAHMIAPLPSVTTLTPGSCTRPLPGIVADVVNEEGESLGPDQGGFLVIKKPWPSMLRTVWQDDHRYKSTYWPKFDGKYYLAGDSARRDPDGNFWIMGRIDDVLNVSGHRLGTMEIESALVAHEAVAEAAVVGRPHDVKGEAIVAFVILKGERPTGAAAEEMVKALREWVSEHIGPIAKPDDIRFADGLPKTRSGKIMRRLLRSIAKGEEITSDTSTLENEAVVAQLQGKA, encoded by the coding sequence ATGAGTGACACGATCGAATCCGCGCTGCACGAGAACCGGCATTTCCCACCGCCGGCCGACTTCGTGGCCAACGCCCGCCTGAAACCGGAGGAGGCCGAAGCGCTGTATCGCAAAGCCGAGGAGGATCACGAAGGCTTCTGGTGCGACCTCGCGCGGGAAAAAATCACCTGGCACCGGGAATTCAGCGTCGGGCTCGACGACAGCCAGGCCCCGCACTACGCCTGGTTCACCGATGGGCGGATGAACGTGTCCTACAACTGCATCGACCGGCATCTCGACACGCGCGGCGACAAGCCCGCGATCATCTTCGAGGGCGAGAACGGCGACACGCGCACCTATACCTACCGGGATCTCTACCACGAGGTCGGCAAGCTCGCGAACGGGCTGCGCGCCAGCGGCGTGCGCAAGGGCGACCGCGTGGTGATCTACATGCCGATGATCGCCGAAGCCGTGATCGCGATGCAGGCCTGCGCGCGCATCGGCGCGGTCCACTCGGTGGTGTTCGGCGGCTTCTCCGCGGACGCGCTGCGCGACCGCATCGACAACTCGGGCGCCGAGGTGATGATCACCGCGGACGGCGGAACCCGCGGCGGCCGGGTCGTCTCGCTGAAGAAGACCGCCGACAAGGCGCTGGACATCTGCAGCGGAACGGTCCGGAAAGTGATCGTCTGCAAGCGGGCGGGCAACGAGGTCAACATGACCGAAGGCCGGGACGTCTGGTGGCAGGACCTGGTGGCCGATCAGCCGGTCGATTGCGAACCCGAATGGGTCGAGTCCGAGCACCCGCTGTTTCTTCTCTACACCTCGGGTTCGACCGGCAAGCCCAAGGGGATCCAGCACGCGAGCGCGGGCTACCTGCTGAACACGATCATCACCAACGAGTGGGTCTTCGACCTGCACGACGAGGACATCTTCTGGTGCACTGCCGACGTCGGCTGGATCACCGGGCACTCGTACGTGGCCTATGGGCCGCTGGCGGTCGGCGCCACCCAGGTGGTCTACGAGGGCGTGCCGACCGTTCCCGACGGCGGGCGCTGGTGGCAGATGTGCCAGGCACACGGGGTGACCGTGTTCTACACCGCTCCGACCGCAATCCGCGCGCTGATGAAGCTTGGCGACGAGATCCCGGCCGAGTACGACCTTTCGAAACTGCGTCTGCTCGGCACGGTCGGCGAACCGATCAACCCCGAAGCCTGGATGTGGTACTACCGGACGATCGGCGGCGAGCGCTGCCCGATCGTGGACACCTGGTGGCAGACCGAGACCGGTGCCCACATGATCGCGCCGCTGCCCTCGGTGACGACGCTGACGCCCGGTTCCTGCACGCGTCCCCTGCCCGGCATCGTCGCCGACGTGGTGAACGAGGAAGGCGAGAGCCTGGGGCCGGACCAGGGGGGATTCCTGGTGATCAAGAAGCCCTGGCCGTCGATGCTGCGCACGGTCTGGCAGGACGACCACCGCTACAAGTCGACCTACTGGCCGAAGTTCGACGGCAAGTACTACCTGGCCGGCGACTCGGCCCGGCGCGACCCGGACGGCAATTTCTGGATCATGGGCCGCATCGACGACGTGCTGAACGTTTCCGGCCACCGTCTGGGAACGATGGAGATCGAGTCGGCGCTGGTCGCACACGAAGCCGTCGCCGAGGCCGCCGTGGTCGGGCGGCCGCACGACGTGAAGGGCGAGGCGATCGTCGCGTTCGTGATCCTGAAGGGCGAGCGGCCCACCGGTGCCGCAGCGGAGGAAATGGTCAAGGCGCTGCGCGAATGGGTCAGCGAACACATCGGCCCGATCGCGAAACCCGACGACATCCGCTTCGCCGATGGCCTGCCCAAGACCCGTTCCGGCAAGATCATGCGCCGGCTGCTGCGCTCGATCGCGAAGGGCGAGGAGATCACGTCCGACACCTCGACGCTGGAGAACGAGGCCGTGGTCGCGCAGTTGCAGGGCAAGGCGTAG